The genomic segment GCAGACTGTGAGATGGGGAGGCGTAGCATGTGGCTCTACACCCGCTGCTGAGCCCGCTAGGCTCCTGATGGCTGGTGCCAAATTTAGGGCCGCACAGACAGCCTCAGTTAAACTCTGTGGggcactaaacaaaacaaaaattagtaaACATTAGAAATagatctggccgggcggtggtggcgcacgcctttaatcccagcactcgggaggcagaggcaggcggatctctgtgagttcgaggccagcctggactaccaagtgagttccaggaaaagctgagttcgagaccagcctggactaccaagtgagttccaggaaaggcgcaaaactacacagagaaaccctgtctcaaaaaaccaaaaaaaggcgGGATTGGCTGTTGGCGGCGTTGCGGCTGAGCTCGTGTGCGGCGGCGGCGGTGTTGAGCGGCGGCTGCAGCAAAGCGTTTGGCGCGATGTCTCACACCATTTTGTTGGTACGGCCTACCAAGAGACCAGAAGGCAGGACTTACGCGGACTATGAGTCTGTGAATGAGTGCATGGAAGGTGTTTGTAAAATGTATGAAGAACATCTGAAGAGAATGAATCCCAACAGCCCCTCCATCACATATGATATCAGTCAGTTGTTTGACTTTATCGATGATCTGGCAGATCTCAGCTGTCTTGTTTACCGAGCTGATACACAGACGTACCAGCCTTATAACAAAGACTGGATCAAAGAGAAGATCTACGTGCTCCTTCGTCGACAGGCCCAACAGGCTGGGAAGTAGTTGAGTTGGAAGCATTGGGGGCTGAGGGTGGGCTTGGAACAGGTGCATACAGCGTGCTGTAGTGAACATTTTGTATGATAGTAACCCTGTTTCCAATTTGTTACTAGAGCCAAGATTGAATGTATGACATGATAGTGAATGATCTTTTCATTCCAAACCACCATTGCCCCTttgctcctttcctttctttttttacttaaaCATTTTTATGATAATTCAGAGAGAAAGTGTTCTTGGCCAGTTAAGGTGGGTTCCAGTCCTGGAAACTGTTTGTATCTGCTTTACAGCAGTGAGTGCACTAACCCTTTGTGGGGGGTAGGGATGGTGACAGCTTAGTTATGTCCTCTGGGAAAGtcttagtgaaaaataaaaaatgttctgtagctaaaaaaaaaaaaaaaaaaaacaaaaaaaaaccaaaaaaaaaaaaagtagatgttttaagatgggtgtgggggcacatgcctttaatcctagcacttgggtagcagaggaaggtggatctctatgagtttgaggccagccagggctccacagagagacataaacaaacaaacaaaccaaaccaagaagTAGACcatttaaatttagaaattcGCATACACTTGTAGGAAGGTAGATGAAGATCCCACCTGATCTTTATAGCATTTCCCAACACACCATGACTAGGGCATCGACATTGACACAGTCACAACGTAGAACATGTCTGTGGCCCCCAGGATCCTTCCTGTTGGCTTTTGTATCACATCTGCCAGCTCCACATCCCTCCCCAGTTCCTGTGATGATAGTTACAAATCTGTTGTTAATTTCTCTAATTTTGTAATTTCCAGCAGGCTACATATTATATGAGAATGTACAAAATCCTTTTGGACTGACTTAGTTTCCCCCAGCATAACTCCTTGATTTGTCCAAATTATTGCATGCATCACTAGTCATTTTAATTGCTGAATAGCATTCAATGTACAAGTGTATTTAAACATTTTCTCATTAAAGGACATGGGGCTTGTTTTTTGCATTTTGGCAAAATATTGGCTGCTGCAAATAAATCTgttatgaacttttaaaaaaaatttttttttggagctggagtgatggctcagtggttaagagcactggctgttcttgcagaggacctgggtttgattcccagcacccacatcacccACAACCCTTTGTAcctccagttctggaggatctgacgccctctcctggcctccagaggcactgcatgcacatggtgcatggacacatacaggcagaacactcgtacacataaaaaccattttttgaaagtttaaaaagttatatttacttggtgtgtgcatgcataggcACCTGAGTGCCAtggtgcacgtgtggaggtcagctGGAGACTTGCTGCAGTCACGTCTCTCcctcaccatgtgggttctggggattgaactcaggtcaccaggcttggcagcaagcacccttacctgctgggTTGTCTCATTGGCTCTGTCATGAATATTCTTGTATAAGGTTCTGTGTGAacataaattttcatttctttgtgataAATACTCCATTGTTGTGGGGAGTAGATGAAGTCTTGAGTAAATGTGTATTATTGTCACAAGCACGGCCATGCTAAGGACCCTAATGCCTTAGACCCAggggaatggcaaagccttccgcTGGTCCTGGTGGGGTGGTTaacagtgtgtgcaggaagtatggactgcagcttcctcctggatgtttacagcctgagactacTCCCTACAGACACCACCTACTGAGATGAGTGGAAACATGCTGCCTTGTTCAGCTGTATCCAATAAACCTGCCTCCTCAATTCAGGTGTATAAAGTAACCGCTGGCTTTCTGGGTCTTGCTGGTGTGTCTCTGTCAGCACGCACAGCCCACCCGATCCCAGCTTTTctatacatgtgtctgtgtgtttgtcctttcttCAAGTCCTaattgtccatgtgtgtgtgtaacatgtgtatgtgtgtagtgtgtgtgtgtaatatgtgtatgtgtgtgtaatatgtgtatgtgtgtgtaatatgtgtatgtgtgtgtgtgtagtgtgtgcgtgtaatatgtgtatgtgtgtgtaatatgtgtatgtgtgtgtgtgtgtagtgtgtgcgtgtaatatgtgtatatgtgtgtaatatgtgtatgtgtgtgtgtgtgtgtgcattgggaTACGTTTGtggtgcatgcacatgagtgtcCAGGTCACACTGGAGAAGAAGAAATCGAGTGTCTCTCTATTACTCTCCGCTTGGCACCTTGAGATGGACTTtcccactgaacctgaagcttgctgtTGTTTAGTTTGTGTGGCCAGGGAGCTCTGGAGATTTCTTTGCCTGTCTGCCCCCAAATTCTGGAGGTGGCAGGCACACAGCCATTCCTGTAACATGGAGGCTTGGGATTCGAACTTAGGTTCTCGAGCTTGCATagaaacactcttaaccactgagccatttccagcCCAgaattcttgggtttttttttttttttttgttttttttttttgtttttttgagacagggtttctctgtgtagctttgtgccttttcctggatctcgctctgtagaccaggctggcctcgaactcacaaagatccacctgcctctgcctcccgagtgctgggattaaaggcgtgcgccaccaccgcccggccagcccaGAATTCTTTATCTCTTCTAGACACTGATCTCTTGTATGGTTTGTAGcctgcaaatattttctccaatcTCATGACTTGTCATTCTTGTAACAGAACCCATTTCCCCAAAAGAATACAGCATTGTTAGTAAAATCTTGACAAGCCCGTTTAAGGAACAGAGAAAAGTGGTATAGTCACACAAAACAGGAGGTGAAACGCTTTTCCTGTTTTCATAGAAATTTGGTTAGATCTCCTCAGCAAAGTGCCCACGTGTTCCAAAGCCTGGGGAGCCGGAAGCATGGGGAGGGAGTGTCCTAGGAAGAGACAAAAATAAGCACCTACTAATGGAGATGATTTCTAGAGAATTCTTACACATAGCGGGAGAATCACCGCCCGCCTCCCTCCCCCAGGAAAGGGGAATGCTCCTTCACACCTTCCCTAGTTAGACGATGGGGTCCCCAGGGCACATCTGTGCAGAGAGGGTTGTCTGCGTGAAGTAAGACAAACCTCTCCCCAGAAGGCTCAATGGGAGCCAAGTTGTAGATATTAACACATCAAgaaatgttgttttgttttgagacagggcctcactatgtggcctaggatggctttgaacttgcaacaatattcatgcctcagcctctccagtgctgaggttacaggtacatgccaccagCCCTGTCTCTTAAGATAGGTTTTAGAGGAGGCTGTGGCTATgcctttgaggttttttttttgttgttgttgttgaaagtCTGAAAGCAAATGCCTGGGCAAactcctgcctctctctttggTTGATCAGGCTGCACTCAGCTGGCCTTGCAGGACAAGGATGTCAGAGAATAAGAACTTGTGAGGCTGGAAGCCAGATCCCCAATGATTGACATCTAGGAAGACTGTCAGAAATGGTTGCAATCAGAGCAGGAGCCAAGTGATTCAGGGACCATCACTGTCACACAGCACTGGCGTGGGTCAGAGGAGCCCATGGGCTCTGAGGAACTCCCACCAAGCCTCCTGAAGGTCTGGTGCTGGACGCTTACTGTGAAGAGCACCAACCATGTCCTTGAAGTCATGTCTCCTTTGCTCTTGAGGATTggcaagaagaaaaggagaagatggAGGGTAGAGGAACGTATCTGTAGCCCCTGCTCTTTGGAAGAGACTGGAGATGAGGAAGGATCCTTGAATGTGATTCATTACAATGTGTTCTGTGGAGTGGAAGTCAGGAGTCCGGGGAGGCAGAATAAGGAATGGGCAGAGGTCAAGAAAGGTCAGTGGGTGCTGACTGTAAGATGAGGATTCTGAGGAAAGTGATTCATTACAAAGGGTTGTAAGTAAGCAATTTCAAACCAAACCTCAGGTGCTGATGAGAGTGGTGATTCTGTAACTTCGTCTCAACCGGACAGGGCTCGGTGAAGA from the Peromyscus eremicus chromosome 8a, PerEre_H2_v1, whole genome shotgun sequence genome contains:
- the LOC131917308 gene encoding enhancer of rudimentary homolog; its protein translation is MSHTILLVRPTKRPEGRTYADYESVNECMEGVCKMYEEHLKRMNPNSPSITYDISQLFDFIDDLADLSCLVYRADTQTYQPYNKDWIKEKIYVLLRRQAQQAGK